The following coding sequences are from one Ornithodoros turicata isolate Travis chromosome 1, ASM3712646v1, whole genome shotgun sequence window:
- the LOC135377879 gene encoding disks large-associated protein 5-like isoform X1, with product MTCITPLFWRQSIKRPYLTSFFTGEAGACSRHCEQYLYHLLCVFEVDRYVDSVPLHSWIILFCLSRMTQYFRELLSTETERLSGLCQHWEAISKCSTELNDEVQGHIRAAVGQAGLLINKKFKQFDGLIYNCENDIGEKKTTCADLQGFWDMIYFQVEDVNRKFHHLSKLQSEGWAAEENTQVTKKALKQRPKAVKKSAPMCEAQKVRRPTVRQWLAEAKAHKATREQGEGDEENVRVFDAPVFFTVSSPLRAKCDEHIVLRTPKSAQKTPKHNKDLTPLMKVTCSAKRALNMHN from the exons ATGACGTGCATCACGCCATTATTTTGGCGGCAAAGTATAAAACGGCCATATTTAACTTCTTTTTTCACTGGTGAAGCGGGTGCATGTAGTCGGCATTGTGAGCAGTATTTGTATCACTTGTTGTGTGTTTTCGAGGTAGATCGTTACGTTGATAGTGTGCCCCTTCATTCGTGGATAATCCTATTCTGTTTGTCAAGAATGACACAGTATTTTCGGGAGCTTCTTAGCACTGAAACGGAGAGGCTGTCGGGTTTGTGTCAGCACTGGGAAGCCATCTCGAAATGTAGCACTGAACTCAACGACGAAG tGCAGGGTCATATTCGTGCCGCTGTCGGTCAAGCGGGACTGCTGATAAACAAGAAATTTAAGCAATTTGACGGCCTGATATACAACTGCGAGAACGACATCggagaaaagaaaacaacatgTGCAGACTTGCAGGGcttttgggatatgatatactTTCAG GTTGAAGATGTGAATAGAAAATTTCACCATCTCAGTAAACTGCAGAGTGAAGGGTGGGCTGCAGAGGAGAACACACAGGTGACAAAGAAAGCCTTAAAA CAGCGACCAAAAGCAGTGAAGAAATCTGCGCCGATGTGTGAAGCCCAGAAAGTGCGGAGGCCAACTGTGCGTCAATGGCTAGCAGAAGCTAAAGCCCACAAGGCCACCAGGGAGCAGGGTGAAGGAGACGAAGAGAACGTAAGGGTGTTTGATGCGCCCGTGTTCTTTACAGTCTCTAGCCCATTACGTGCAAAATGTG ATGAGCACATAGTTCTGAGGACCCCAAAAAGTGCACAGAAAACCCCAAAGCACAACAAGGACTTGACTCCTTTGATGAAAGTTACATGTTCAGCTAAGCGTGCTCTCAACATGCACAACTGA
- the LOC135398009 gene encoding uncharacterized protein LOC135398009 yields the protein MGIETDDVTSLDPANDSSTGQTDEGRAETQHDCLRPTANMFEGTSHTGTSVTVQTNVVSRHIYSKFGKLKSSIQNCRRNTATVERLKRQKNALKRKLDRYEEMYNLNKIENDMAEGSERAAFLIDQLRNYSKKSPRWSETTIRHSILWSSRSPSSYALQLSSNALKLPTRPTLKKYIGPTTADSVTELMVTRLKSEAEGLKDEEKLGSLLMDEMAIKECILYDRAGDQLTGFANYNASKSAGLEGEVANRLLCFLFLGLSTRYRLPVGFYFTKGLQSPQLRTLILEIMKRVEEAGFIVVRLVADNHKTNVNAFSLLCGGEDKPSIQHPFDPQRKLFIAYDHCHIVKNIRSQFLSDDKNFQVERQNVSSKFLKDLADIQETSGDIITPVRCLTRKHLFPNNLEKMNVKRAVHIFSPEVVAALEWLQQYGQQYGIGCFKDAAATVKFMKMIGEWFQILNIKNPTHSIHSNSTASAAFFNVGDERLRWLEEDFLSYIETWRASCTHPRRQFLTNETYRALKLTTLSTVGCVKYLLKAGFHLTRKFSSDEIEILFSAMRRMAGSNDQTSAASVLSSLQRILVTGLVKPSQNANVVTSENSAMCTPSLRPLPKP from the coding sequence ATGGGAATTGAAACAGATGACGTAACGTCACTGGACCCAGCGAATGACTCGTCTACAGGCCAGACAGATGAAGGAAGGGCTGAAACACAGCATGACTGCTTGAGACCTACCGCTAATATGTTTGAGGGTACCTCCCACACAGGGACAAGCGTCACCGTCCAGACGAACGTAGTCTCTAGACATATTTACTCAAAGTTTGGAAAACTAAAATCGTCGATCCAGAATTGCAGGCGCAATACCGCCACCGTAGAGAGATTAAAGAGGCAGAAGAACGCCTTGAAGCGCAAGCTTGATCGATATGAGGAAATGTACAATCTAAACAAAATCGAAAACGACATGGCAGAAGGTTCGGAAAGAGCAGCGTTTTTGATAGACCAGTTGCGAAATTATAGCAAAAAATCACCCAGGTGGTCAGAGACGACAATTCGCCACAGCATCTTATGGAGCAGCAGGTCGCCTAGTAGTTACGCTCTGCAACTATCATCcaatgcactaaaactcccCACAAGACCCACACTGAAAAAGTACATTGGGCCGACAACCGCCGACTCAGTAACGGAGCTCATGGTCACCAGGCTCAAGAGCGAAGCTGAAGGCTTGAAAGATGAGGAAAAACTGGGATCTCTTCTCATGGACGAAATGGCCATCAAGGAGTGCATCCTCTACGACAGGGCCGGTGACCAGCTGACTGGATTTGCCAACTACAACGCCTCAAAATCAGCAGGACTTGAAGGGGAGGTTGCAAATAGACTCCTGTGCTTTTTGTTCTTGGGTTTAAGTACCCGTTACCGTTTACCAGTGGGCTTTTACTTCACCAAAGGGCTCCAAAGCCCCCAACTGCGCACCCTTATTTTGGAAATAATGAAGCGCGTCGAAGAAGCGGGATTCATCGTGGTCCGCCTAGTTGCAGACAACCACAAGACAAATGTAAACGCATTTTCATTGCTATGCGGAGGCGAGGACAAGCCCTCTATTCAACACCCATTTGACCCGCAGAGGAAGCTGTTCATAGCCTATGACCATTGTCACATAGTAAAAAACATTCGATCCCAGTTCTTATCGGATGACAAAAATTTCCAGGTAGAACGTCAGAATGTGTCATCCAAGTTCTTAAAAGACCTTGCTGACATCCAGGAAACGTCAGGTGACATCATCACTCCAGTACGCTGCTTGACAAGAAAACACCTTTTCCCAAATAATCTAGAAAAAATGAATGTTAAGCGAGCAGTCCACATTTTTTCCCCAGAAGTTGTAGCAGCCTTGGAATGGCTACAGCAATATGGACAACAGTACGGCATTGGGTGCTTCAAAGACGCTGCTGCGACTGTCAAGTTCATGAAGATGATCGGGGAGTGGTTCCAAATTCTTAACATAAAAAATCCAACTCACAGCATCCACTCCAACAGCACAGCATCAGCAGCCTTTTTCAATGTTGGAGATGAACGATTAAGGTGGCTGGAAGAAGACTTCTTATCTTACATTGAGACCTGGCGAGCGTCCTGTACGCACCCACGAAGACAGTTTCTAACGAATGAAACTTACAGGGCCTTGAAACTTACTACCCTGTCCACTGTCGGCTGTGTAAAGTACCTGTTAAAAGCCGGCTTTCACTTGACGAGGAAATTTTCAAGCGACGAGATCGAAATCCTCTTTTCTGCCATGAGGCGCATGGCTGGCAGCAACGACCAGACAAGTGCTGCAAGTGTCCTCTCATCATTACAGAGAATTCTTGTCACAGGGTTGGTGAAGCCATCACAAAACGCAAACGTTGTGACGAGTGAAAATTCTGCAATGTGCACTCCATCCTTGAGACCACTTCCGAAGCCTTGA
- the LOC135377879 gene encoding disks large-associated protein 5-like isoform X2, protein MTCITPLFWRQSIKRPYLTSFFTGEAGACSRHCEQYLYHLLCVFEVDRYVDSVPLHSWIILFCLSRMTQYFRELLSTETERLSGLCQHWEAISKCSTELNDEVQGHIRAAVGQAGLLINKKFKQFDGLIYNCENDIGEKKTTCADLQGFWDMIYFQVEDVNRKFHHLSKLQSEGWAAEENTQVTKKALKQRPKAVKKSAPMCEAQKVRRPTVRQWLAEAKAHKATREQGEGDEENMST, encoded by the exons ATGACGTGCATCACGCCATTATTTTGGCGGCAAAGTATAAAACGGCCATATTTAACTTCTTTTTTCACTGGTGAAGCGGGTGCATGTAGTCGGCATTGTGAGCAGTATTTGTATCACTTGTTGTGTGTTTTCGAGGTAGATCGTTACGTTGATAGTGTGCCCCTTCATTCGTGGATAATCCTATTCTGTTTGTCAAGAATGACACAGTATTTTCGGGAGCTTCTTAGCACTGAAACGGAGAGGCTGTCGGGTTTGTGTCAGCACTGGGAAGCCATCTCGAAATGTAGCACTGAACTCAACGACGAAG tGCAGGGTCATATTCGTGCCGCTGTCGGTCAAGCGGGACTGCTGATAAACAAGAAATTTAAGCAATTTGACGGCCTGATATACAACTGCGAGAACGACATCggagaaaagaaaacaacatgTGCAGACTTGCAGGGcttttgggatatgatatactTTCAG GTTGAAGATGTGAATAGAAAATTTCACCATCTCAGTAAACTGCAGAGTGAAGGGTGGGCTGCAGAGGAGAACACACAGGTGACAAAGAAAGCCTTAAAA CAGCGACCAAAAGCAGTGAAGAAATCTGCGCCGATGTGTGAAGCCCAGAAAGTGCGGAGGCCAACTGTGCGTCAATGGCTAGCAGAAGCTAAAGCCCACAAGGCCACCAGGGAGCAGGGTGAAGGAGACGAAGAGAAC ATGAGCACATAG